From Vitis vinifera cultivar Pinot Noir 40024 chromosome 3, ASM3070453v1, the proteins below share one genomic window:
- the LOC100258896 gene encoding probable ubiquitin-conjugating enzyme E2 23 isoform X1 — MRINQQDGVSQVDEPSTSVHDNTTLDQGDATVNGILSDSNAIYESNEATKMPDVAKETLNIPCIYRQDVVRSNEVGMIGIVSEVAGDSDSDSSITDDEEEEDDDNDEDETGGNEEGDNHGNTNASSDGNRSGGNYKSSPLPDDQVRVLWMDDSETTENLNDVTVIDRGFMHGDYVASASDPTGQVGVVVDVNISIDLLPIDGTIIEQVSSRDLKRVRDFAVGDYVVLGPWLGRIDDVLDNVTVSFDDGSVCKVMKADPLRLKPVTKNILEDGHFPYYPGQRVRARSSSVFKNSRWLSGLWKANRLEGTVTKVTVGSVFIYWIASAGYGPDSSTTPAEEQNPKNLKLLSCFAHANWQVGDWCLLPSLALSSSITQDKGQSELEPHDSVQGELDSSKSRSRCDQEEVLLEEAHGTGESMDLDAVSAVDVNNRNIEGNASSQSSPCSSSVSVSKEPVHETWLLHRKKIRKLVVRRDKKTRKKEDNYEKALLIVNTRTRVDVSWQDGTTARGLPSTTLIPIDSPGDHEFVSEQYVVEKASDESDDASEVRRVGVVKSVNAKERTACVRWLKPVVRAEDPREFDREEVVSVYELEGHLDYDYCYGDVVVRLSPVSVSAHTGTAVEEEPKQQSGSNEVKQDLNNNSGCKKVEDESADGACMDFSDLSWVGNITGLKNGDIEVTWADGMVSTVGPQAVYVVGRDDDDESIAGGSEVSDDAASWETVNDDEMDALENAKEEIGLPNTADTDPETEEHTTVEDNNPGRNGALSLPLAALGFVTRLATGIFSRGRKHVEPPSSDSEGENELQSQGAIKPSQIKVSHDETNSPNNVIDNFGLQTTHEKEEEHVGVEVTDSLDMAEALVNLRANDPDALACHEYESCSFKRFDIAKDPLDHYFIGASGQNSNGRKWLKKVQQDWSILQNNLPDGIYVRVYEDRMDLLRAVIAGAYGTPYQDGLFFFDFHLPPEYPDVPPSAYYHSGGWRINPNLYEEGKVCLSLLNTWTGRGNEVWDPVSSSILQVLVSLQGLVLNSKPYFNEAGYDKQIGTAEGEKNSLSYNENTFLLNCKTMMYLMRKPPKDFEELVKDHFKRQGYYILKACDAYMKGYLIGSLSKDASTSDRSNTNSTSVGFKLMLTKIAPRLFLALNEVGADCQEFKHLQQS; from the exons ATGAGAATCAATCAACAAGATGGTGTTTCCCAAGTTGATGAACCTAGCACTAGTGTGCATGATAACACTACTTTGGACCAAGGTGATGCGACAGTAAATGGTATTCTTTCTGATTCAAATGCCATTTATGAGAGCAACGAAGCCACCAAAATGCCAGATGTTGCCAAGGAGACTCTTAATATCCCTTGCATTTATAGACAAGACGTTGTTAGGAGCAACGAAGTTGGCATGATAGGAATTGTGTCTGAAGTTGCTGGTGACTCGGATTCGGATAGCAGCATTactgatgatgaagaagaagaagatgatgacaacGATGAAGATGAAACTGGTGGAAATGAAGAAGGTGACAACCATGGCAATACCAATGCGAGTAGTGATGGGAATAGAAGTGGTGGTAACTATAAGAGCAGTCCTCTCCCAGATGATCAGGTTCGAGTACTTTGGATGGATGACTCTGAGACAACCGAAAATCTTAATGATGTGACTGTAATTGATAGGGGATTCATGCATGGGGATTATGTTGCTTCTGCTTCAGACCCTACTGGACAAGTAGGTGTTGTGGTGGATGTCAATATCTCCATTGATTTGTTACCCATTGATGGAACTATTATAGAACAAGTCTCATCCAGAGACCTGAAACGTGTAAGGGATTTTGCTGTGGGTGATTATGTAGTTCTTGGGCCCTGGCTGGGTAGAATTGATGATGTGTTGGATAATGTGACTGTGTCATTTGATGATGGTTCCGTGTGTAAAGTTATGAAGGCTGACCCACTGCGTCTTAAACCAGTTACAAAGAATATTCTTGAAGATGGACATTTTCCATACTACCCTGGTCAGCGGGTAAGAGCACGTTCTTCATCAGTTTTCAAGAATTCTAGGTGGCTATCTGGATTGTGGAAAGCTAACCGGTTGGAAGGTACCGTTACTAAAGTTACAGTTGGGTCAGTGTTTATATATTGGATAGCATCTGCTGGCTATGGGCCTGATTCTTCTACCACCCCAGCTGAAGAGCAGAATCCAAAGAATTTAAAACTGCTGTCTTGTTTTGCACATGCAAATTGGCAAGTGGGTGACTGGTGTCTTCTTCCATCATTAGCACTATCATCCTCCATCACCCAGGACAAGGGCCAATCTGAATTAGAACCTCATGATTCTGTCCAAGGAGAATTAGATTCTAGTAAATCAAGAAGCAGGTGTGATCAGGAAGAGGTCTTGCTAGAGGAAGCACATGGTACTGGTGAATCAATGGATCTTGATGCAGTGTCTGCAGTGGATGTAAATAACAGAAATATTGAAGGCAACGCTTCATCACAATCTAGTCCTTGTAGTAGTTCAGTATCCGTTTCAAAGGAACCTGTCCATGAAACTTGGCTTCTTCATCGAAAAAAGATCCGTAAACTTGTTGTTAGGAGAGATAAGAAGACTCGGAAAAAGGAGGACAATTATGAAAAAGCACTTTTGATTGTGAATACAAGGACTAGAGTTGATGTTTCATGGCAAGATGGAACAACAGCACGTGGACTGCCATCAACTACTTTGATTCCAATTGATAGTCCTGGTGATCATGAATTTGTTTCTGAACAGTATGTGGTGGAGAAGGCCTCTGATGAGAGTGATGATGCTTCTGAAGTTAGGCGTGTTGGTGTTGTGAAAAGTGTTAATGCAAAGGAGCGAACAGCTTGTGTGAGGTGGTTAAAGCCAGTTGTCAGGGCCGAAGATCCTCGAGAGTTTGATAGGGAGGAAGTTGTAAGCGTCTATGAGCTTGAGGGGCATCTGGACTATGATTATTGTTATGGGGACGTAGTTGTTCGGTTGTCCCCAGTTTCTGTCTCTGCCCATACGGGTACTGCTGTAGAGGAGGAACCAAAGCAGCAAAGTGGTTCAAATGAGGTTAAACAAGATCTGAACAATAACTCTGGATGTAAGAAAGTGGAGGATGAATCTGCAGATGGAGCTTGTATGGACTTCTCAGATCTCTCTTGGGTTGGGAATATAACTGGTCTTAAAAATGGCGATATTGAAGTTACATGGGCTGATGGGATGGTTTCAACg GTCGGACCTCAAGCAGTTTATGTTGTTGGTcgagatgatgatgatgagtcAATTGCTGGTGGGAGTGAAGTTAGTGATGATGCTGCTAGTTGGGAAACTGTAAATGATGATGAAATGGATGCCCTTGAGAATGCTAAAGAG GAAATTGGGCTGCCAAATACTGCTGACACTGATCCTGAGACTGAAGAGCACACAACTGTTGAAGATAACAATCCTGGGAGAAATGGGGCATTATCTCTTCCATTAGCTGCCCTGGGGTTTGTTACCAGACTGGCTACTGGCATATTCTCACGGGGAAGGAAACATGTAGAACCACCTTCTTCGGATTCTGAAGGTGAAAATGAACTCCAATCACAAGGAGCAATTAAGCCTTCTCAGATAAAGGTTTCGCATGATGAGACTAACTCTCCAAATAATGTCATTGACAATTTTGGTCTGCAAACTACTCATGAAAAAGAAGAGGAGCATGTTGGGGTTGAGGTTACTGATTCTTTGGATATGGCTGAGGCCTTAGTGAATCTAAGGGCCAACGACCCAGATGCTCTAGCATGCCATGAGTATGAATCGTGCAGTTTCAAACGCTTTGATATTGCTAAAGATCCTTTGGACCATTATTTTATTGGTGCAAGTGGGCAG AATAGCAATGGGAGGAAGTGGCTCAAGAAGGTTCAGCAAGATTGGAGCATCCTTCAGAATAACCTGCCTG ATGGGATCTATGTGCGAGTGTATGAAGATCGAATGGATCTCCTAAGGGCTGTGATAGCCGGGGCATATGGAACTCCTTACCAAGATGGTctcttcttctttgattttcacCTTCCACCAGAGTACCCTGATGTTCCACCG TCAGCATACTATCATTCTGGTGGGTGGCGGATAAACCCAAATCTGTACGAGGAAGGCAAGGTGTGTCTTAGCCTTTTAAACACCTGGACTGGCAGAGGAAATGAAGTATGGGATCCAGTGTCCTCAAGCATCCTTCAAGTCCTAGTTTCACTCCAGGGATTGGTGCTAAACTCGAAGCCATATTTTAATGAAGCCGGCTATGACAAGCAAATAGGGACTgctgaaggagagaaaaattcaTTGTCCTACAATGAGAACACTTTCTTGCTAAATTGCAAAACTATGATGTATCTCATGCGGAAACCCCCCAAG GACTTCGAAGAGCTTGTCAAAGACCATTTCAAGAGGCAGGGCTATTACATTCTCAAGGCCTGTGATGCATACATGAAAGGCTACTTAATTGGCTCTCTCTCAAAGGATGCCTCTACAAGTGATAGAAGCAATACAAATTCTACATCGGTTGGTTTCAAATTGATGTTAACTAAGATTGCACCGAGGCTCTTCTTGGCACTAAATGAAGTTGGAGCTGATTGTCAAGAATTCAAGCATCTGCAACAGTCATAG
- the LOC100258896 gene encoding probable ubiquitin-conjugating enzyme E2 23 isoform X2, producing the protein MRINQQDGVSQVDEPSTSVHDNTTLDQGDATVNGILSDSNAIYESNEATKMPDVAKETLNIPCIYRQDVVRSNEVGMIGIVSEVAGDSDSDSSITDDEEEEDDDNDEDETGGNEEGDNHGNTNASSDGNRSGGNYKSSPLPDDQVRVLWMDDSETTENLNDVTVIDRGFMHGDYVASASDPTGQVGVVVDVNISIDLLPIDGTIIEQVSSRDLKRVRDFAVGDYVVLGPWLGRIDDVLDNVTVSFDDGSVCKVMKADPLRLKPVTKNILEDGHFPYYPGQRVRARSSSVFKNSRWLSGLWKANRLEGTVTKVTVGSVFIYWIASAGYGPDSSTTPAEEQNPKNLKLLSCFAHANWQVGDWCLLPSLALSSSITQDKGQSELEPHDSVQGELDSSKSRSRCDQEEVLLEEAHGTGESMDLDAVSAVDVNNRNIEGNASSQSSPCSSSVSVSKEPVHETWLLHRKKIRKLVVRRDKKTRKKEDNYEKALLIVNTRTRVDVSWQDGTTARGLPSTTLIPIDSPGDHEFVSEQYVVEKASDESDDASEVRRVGVVKSVNAKERTACVRWLKPVVRAEDPREFDREEVVSVYELEGHLDYDYCYGDVVVRLSPVSVSAHTGTAVEEEPKQQSGSNEVKQDLNNNSGCKKVEDESADGACMDFSDLSWVGNITGLKNGDIEVTWADGMVSTVGPQAVYVVGRDDDDESIAGGSEVSDDAASWETVNDDEMDALENAKEEIGLPNTADTDPETEEHTTVEDNNPGRNGALSLPLAALGFVTRLATGIFSRGRKHVEPPSSDSEGENELQSQGAIKPSQIKVSHDETNSPNNVIDNFGLQTTHEKEEEHVGVEVTDSLDMAEALVNLRANDPDALACHEYESCSFKRFDIAKDPLDHYFIGASGQNSNGRKWLKKVQQDWSILQNNLPDGIYVRVYEDRMDLLRAVIAGAYGTPYQDGLFFFDFHLPPEYPDVPPSAYYHSGGWRINPNLYEEGKVCLSLLNTWTGRGNEVWDPVSSSILQVLVSLQGLVLNSKPYFNEAGYDKQIGTAEGEKNSLSYNENTFLLNCKTMMYLMRKPPKVAFLSRCLKHRGFLAKK; encoded by the exons ATGAGAATCAATCAACAAGATGGTGTTTCCCAAGTTGATGAACCTAGCACTAGTGTGCATGATAACACTACTTTGGACCAAGGTGATGCGACAGTAAATGGTATTCTTTCTGATTCAAATGCCATTTATGAGAGCAACGAAGCCACCAAAATGCCAGATGTTGCCAAGGAGACTCTTAATATCCCTTGCATTTATAGACAAGACGTTGTTAGGAGCAACGAAGTTGGCATGATAGGAATTGTGTCTGAAGTTGCTGGTGACTCGGATTCGGATAGCAGCATTactgatgatgaagaagaagaagatgatgacaacGATGAAGATGAAACTGGTGGAAATGAAGAAGGTGACAACCATGGCAATACCAATGCGAGTAGTGATGGGAATAGAAGTGGTGGTAACTATAAGAGCAGTCCTCTCCCAGATGATCAGGTTCGAGTACTTTGGATGGATGACTCTGAGACAACCGAAAATCTTAATGATGTGACTGTAATTGATAGGGGATTCATGCATGGGGATTATGTTGCTTCTGCTTCAGACCCTACTGGACAAGTAGGTGTTGTGGTGGATGTCAATATCTCCATTGATTTGTTACCCATTGATGGAACTATTATAGAACAAGTCTCATCCAGAGACCTGAAACGTGTAAGGGATTTTGCTGTGGGTGATTATGTAGTTCTTGGGCCCTGGCTGGGTAGAATTGATGATGTGTTGGATAATGTGACTGTGTCATTTGATGATGGTTCCGTGTGTAAAGTTATGAAGGCTGACCCACTGCGTCTTAAACCAGTTACAAAGAATATTCTTGAAGATGGACATTTTCCATACTACCCTGGTCAGCGGGTAAGAGCACGTTCTTCATCAGTTTTCAAGAATTCTAGGTGGCTATCTGGATTGTGGAAAGCTAACCGGTTGGAAGGTACCGTTACTAAAGTTACAGTTGGGTCAGTGTTTATATATTGGATAGCATCTGCTGGCTATGGGCCTGATTCTTCTACCACCCCAGCTGAAGAGCAGAATCCAAAGAATTTAAAACTGCTGTCTTGTTTTGCACATGCAAATTGGCAAGTGGGTGACTGGTGTCTTCTTCCATCATTAGCACTATCATCCTCCATCACCCAGGACAAGGGCCAATCTGAATTAGAACCTCATGATTCTGTCCAAGGAGAATTAGATTCTAGTAAATCAAGAAGCAGGTGTGATCAGGAAGAGGTCTTGCTAGAGGAAGCACATGGTACTGGTGAATCAATGGATCTTGATGCAGTGTCTGCAGTGGATGTAAATAACAGAAATATTGAAGGCAACGCTTCATCACAATCTAGTCCTTGTAGTAGTTCAGTATCCGTTTCAAAGGAACCTGTCCATGAAACTTGGCTTCTTCATCGAAAAAAGATCCGTAAACTTGTTGTTAGGAGAGATAAGAAGACTCGGAAAAAGGAGGACAATTATGAAAAAGCACTTTTGATTGTGAATACAAGGACTAGAGTTGATGTTTCATGGCAAGATGGAACAACAGCACGTGGACTGCCATCAACTACTTTGATTCCAATTGATAGTCCTGGTGATCATGAATTTGTTTCTGAACAGTATGTGGTGGAGAAGGCCTCTGATGAGAGTGATGATGCTTCTGAAGTTAGGCGTGTTGGTGTTGTGAAAAGTGTTAATGCAAAGGAGCGAACAGCTTGTGTGAGGTGGTTAAAGCCAGTTGTCAGGGCCGAAGATCCTCGAGAGTTTGATAGGGAGGAAGTTGTAAGCGTCTATGAGCTTGAGGGGCATCTGGACTATGATTATTGTTATGGGGACGTAGTTGTTCGGTTGTCCCCAGTTTCTGTCTCTGCCCATACGGGTACTGCTGTAGAGGAGGAACCAAAGCAGCAAAGTGGTTCAAATGAGGTTAAACAAGATCTGAACAATAACTCTGGATGTAAGAAAGTGGAGGATGAATCTGCAGATGGAGCTTGTATGGACTTCTCAGATCTCTCTTGGGTTGGGAATATAACTGGTCTTAAAAATGGCGATATTGAAGTTACATGGGCTGATGGGATGGTTTCAACg GTCGGACCTCAAGCAGTTTATGTTGTTGGTcgagatgatgatgatgagtcAATTGCTGGTGGGAGTGAAGTTAGTGATGATGCTGCTAGTTGGGAAACTGTAAATGATGATGAAATGGATGCCCTTGAGAATGCTAAAGAG GAAATTGGGCTGCCAAATACTGCTGACACTGATCCTGAGACTGAAGAGCACACAACTGTTGAAGATAACAATCCTGGGAGAAATGGGGCATTATCTCTTCCATTAGCTGCCCTGGGGTTTGTTACCAGACTGGCTACTGGCATATTCTCACGGGGAAGGAAACATGTAGAACCACCTTCTTCGGATTCTGAAGGTGAAAATGAACTCCAATCACAAGGAGCAATTAAGCCTTCTCAGATAAAGGTTTCGCATGATGAGACTAACTCTCCAAATAATGTCATTGACAATTTTGGTCTGCAAACTACTCATGAAAAAGAAGAGGAGCATGTTGGGGTTGAGGTTACTGATTCTTTGGATATGGCTGAGGCCTTAGTGAATCTAAGGGCCAACGACCCAGATGCTCTAGCATGCCATGAGTATGAATCGTGCAGTTTCAAACGCTTTGATATTGCTAAAGATCCTTTGGACCATTATTTTATTGGTGCAAGTGGGCAG AATAGCAATGGGAGGAAGTGGCTCAAGAAGGTTCAGCAAGATTGGAGCATCCTTCAGAATAACCTGCCTG ATGGGATCTATGTGCGAGTGTATGAAGATCGAATGGATCTCCTAAGGGCTGTGATAGCCGGGGCATATGGAACTCCTTACCAAGATGGTctcttcttctttgattttcacCTTCCACCAGAGTACCCTGATGTTCCACCG TCAGCATACTATCATTCTGGTGGGTGGCGGATAAACCCAAATCTGTACGAGGAAGGCAAGGTGTGTCTTAGCCTTTTAAACACCTGGACTGGCAGAGGAAATGAAGTATGGGATCCAGTGTCCTCAAGCATCCTTCAAGTCCTAGTTTCACTCCAGGGATTGGTGCTAAACTCGAAGCCATATTTTAATGAAGCCGGCTATGACAAGCAAATAGGGACTgctgaaggagagaaaaattcaTTGTCCTACAATGAGAACACTTTCTTGCTAAATTGCAAAACTATGATGTATCTCATGCGGAAACCCCCCAAG GTGGCCTTTCTTTCACGGTGCCTGAAGCATAGAGGCTTTTTGGCAAAAAAATAG